A single genomic interval of Nostoc commune NIES-4072 harbors:
- a CDS encoding low molecular weight protein-tyrosine-phosphatase produces the protein MAYKLLFVCLGNICRSPSAENIMNHLIEQAGLSERILCDSAGTSSYHVGSPPDRRMSAAAATKLGIKLRGRARQFQKSDFQDFDFILAMDQENYENILTLDQTKQYQHKVRLMCEFCSRHTLKEVPDPYYGGQEGFNRVIDLLIDACEGLLTKVRSYEL, from the coding sequence ATGGCTTACAAGTTGCTATTTGTCTGCTTAGGTAATATCTGCCGATCGCCATCGGCAGAAAACATTATGAATCATCTAATTGAGCAGGCTGGCTTAAGCGAACGCATACTCTGTGACTCTGCTGGTACATCTAGTTATCACGTTGGTAGCCCACCTGACAGACGCATGAGTGCTGCGGCTGCGACAAAGTTGGGAATTAAACTACGTGGTCGAGCACGCCAGTTTCAAAAGTCAGACTTTCAAGACTTTGATTTCATTTTAGCGATGGATCAAGAAAATTATGAGAACATCCTCACTCTTGATCAAACTAAGCAGTATCAGCATAAAGTACGTTTGATGTGCGAGTTTTGCTCTCGACACACCCTGAAGGAAGTTCCAGATCCCTATTACGGTGGTCAAGAGGGATTTAATCGGGTTATTGATTTACTGATCGATGCTTGTGAAGGTCTGCTGACAAAAGTTAGGAGTTATGAGTTATGA
- a CDS encoding response regulator transcription factor, with protein sequence MPLTILVVDDDLGTRLSVSDYLELSGYSVITANDGQEALAMVDEHHPDLIVTDIVMPQMNGYELVRRVRQQPVFRLLPVILLTARTKTQERILGYQSGCDLFLPKPFELEELAAAIRNLLERSQIIQSEYRFSHKESLGISASTKAVDAHNSLSTQIQKSQLHSSLTHREQEVLELLTHGLSNAEMGHQLHLSPRTVEKYVSSLLRKTSTSNRAELVRFAIKHGLVE encoded by the coding sequence ATGCCCTTGACGATCCTTGTAGTGGATGATGATTTGGGCACTCGCCTGTCTGTTAGTGACTATCTTGAACTGTCTGGCTACTCGGTGATTACGGCTAATGACGGTCAAGAGGCTTTGGCTATGGTGGATGAACATCATCCAGATTTAATTGTCACGGATATCGTGATGCCACAGATGAATGGCTACGAATTAGTGCGCCGGGTACGTCAACAACCAGTGTTTCGGTTATTACCTGTAATTTTATTAACAGCCCGAACTAAGACCCAGGAAAGAATTTTGGGCTACCAGTCAGGGTGCGATTTATTCTTACCCAAGCCTTTTGAACTGGAAGAGTTAGCAGCAGCAATCCGCAATCTTTTGGAGCGATCGCAAATTATTCAATCGGAGTATCGGTTTTCTCATAAAGAGAGTTTGGGCATTTCCGCCTCGACAAAAGCGGTGGATGCCCATAATTCTCTTTCCACTCAAATTCAGAAATCCCAGTTGCACTCATCCCTAACTCATAGAGAACAGGAAGTCTTAGAGTTATTGACTCATGGTCTTTCTAATGCCGAAATGGGTCATCAGCTACACCTAAGTCCTCGCACAGTGGAAAAGTATGTTAGCAGTTTATTGAGAAAAACCTCAACCAGCAACCGAGCGGAATTAGTGCGTTTTGCGATAAAGCATGGTTTGGTGGAATAA
- the smpB gene encoding SsrA-binding protein SmpB yields the protein MSDKSDSYKVISDNRQARYLYEILETYEAGIELTGTEVKSIRAGKVNLKDGYALLRNGEAWLINVHISPYNASGQYFNHEPRRTRKLLLHRKELRKLIGTVEQQGLTLIPLKMYLKRGWVKVSIALGKGKKLHDKREDLKRRQDQRDIQRAMKNY from the coding sequence ATGAGCGACAAGAGCGACAGTTACAAAGTTATTAGCGACAACCGCCAAGCCCGTTATTTGTATGAAATTCTAGAAACTTACGAAGCTGGAATTGAGTTGACAGGAACCGAGGTTAAGTCGATTCGTGCGGGTAAAGTCAATCTCAAAGATGGCTATGCTTTGCTTCGCAATGGTGAAGCATGGTTGATCAATGTCCATATCTCGCCTTATAACGCTAGTGGACAATACTTTAATCATGAACCACGGCGTACACGGAAGCTGCTGTTGCATCGCAAAGAACTCCGCAAGCTAATTGGCACAGTAGAACAGCAGGGTCTAACTTTAATCCCTTTGAAAATGTATCTCAAACGTGGCTGGGTAAAAGTAAGTATAGCCCTTGGCAAAGGTAAAAAGCTCCACGATAAACGAGAAGACCTGAAACGACGCCAAGACCAGCGTGACATTCAACGGGCAATGAAAAACTATTGA
- a CDS encoding WGxxGxxG family protein, whose amino-acid sequence MKSNFIRAIGAGVLTLSMGILPLTLSAQAQTTTDPGANTGSGTTTYNNDRNGFDWGWLGLIGLAGLAGLAGKKSENQPTAYRDPNAPSATTYRD is encoded by the coding sequence ATGAAAAGTAATTTCATTAGAGCTATTGGTGCTGGCGTTCTCACCTTGAGTATGGGAATTTTACCCTTAACTCTATCCGCACAAGCTCAAACGACAACTGACCCCGGAGCCAATACTGGTTCAGGAACGACCACTTACAATAATGATCGCAACGGTTTTGATTGGGGTTGGCTGGGATTAATTGGTCTAGCTGGTTTGGCTGGTTTGGCTGGTAAAAAGAGTGAGAACCAACCTACTGCTTACCGCGACCCTAATGCTCCAAGCGCCACTACCTACAGAGATTAG
- a CDS encoding IctB family putative bicarbonate transporter has product MNLVWQRFTLSSFPLKEYLATSYVHRFLVGLLSSWRQTSVLIQWGDATAAALLSLVYALAPFTSSTLIGLLLVACVAFWLLLTLSDEATPANVSSVTPIHLLVLLYWGVAAIATALSPVKKAALNDLGTLTLYLLLFALCARILRSPRLRSWIIILYLHVSLIVSVYGLRQWFFGATALATWVDPESPLSKTTRVYSYLGNPNLLAGYLLPAVIFSLVAIFAWQSWIKKALALTMLIVNTACLILTFSRGGWIGLVVAILAVMALLVYWKSVEMPRFWRTWSLPIVLGGLIGILLLAVIFVEPVRLRVFSIFADRQDSSNNFRRNVWDAVFEMIRDRPIFGIGPGHNSFNQVYPLYQRPRYTALSAYSILFEVTVETGFVGLACFLWLIIVTFNTAFIQMRRLRRLRSVEGFWLIGAIAILLGMLAHGTVDTVWYRPEVNTLWWLIVALIASYWTPLAQNQTNSSNLESTVN; this is encoded by the coding sequence ATGAATTTAGTCTGGCAACGATTTACTTTATCATCTTTCCCGCTCAAAGAATACCTTGCTACCAGTTATGTACATCGTTTTCTGGTGGGACTGTTAAGTTCTTGGCGACAAACCAGCGTCTTGATTCAGTGGGGAGATGCGACAGCAGCTGCTTTACTCAGTTTAGTATATGCGCTTGCACCTTTTACTTCGAGTACATTGATCGGCTTGTTGCTGGTGGCTTGTGTAGCATTTTGGCTGTTGTTGACTTTATCTGATGAAGCAACACCAGCAAATGTCTCCTCAGTCACTCCCATTCACCTACTGGTGTTGCTCTACTGGGGGGTTGCCGCAATCGCAACGGCATTATCACCAGTGAAAAAAGCCGCACTTAACGACTTGGGAACGTTAACCTTGTATTTGCTGCTATTTGCCCTTTGTGCCAGGATACTGAGGTCGCCTCGCCTCCGGTCTTGGATTATCATCCTTTACCTACACGTATCGTTAATTGTCAGTGTATATGGGTTGCGGCAATGGTTTTTTGGAGCCACGGCACTGGCAACTTGGGTTGATCCAGAATCTCCTCTGTCTAAAACTACCAGAGTCTACAGTTATTTAGGCAATCCTAACTTATTGGCTGGATACCTTTTACCAGCAGTAATTTTTAGCTTAGTAGCAATTTTTGCATGGCAAAGTTGGATCAAAAAAGCTTTAGCATTAACAATGTTAATTGTCAATACTGCCTGCCTGATCCTCACTTTTAGTCGTGGCGGTTGGATTGGGCTAGTGGTGGCAATTTTGGCTGTGATGGCATTGCTAGTTTATTGGAAAAGCGTGGAAATGCCTCGTTTTTGGCGTACCTGGTCGCTACCGATTGTTTTAGGAGGTTTGATCGGTATATTGTTGCTAGCAGTGATATTTGTAGAGCCAGTGCGCCTACGAGTGTTCAGCATTTTTGCTGACCGTCAAGATAGCAGTAATAATTTTCGCCGAAATGTTTGGGATGCTGTTTTCGAGATGATTCGCGATCGCCCCATTTTCGGCATTGGCCCTGGTCACAACTCTTTTAATCAAGTTTATCCTCTTTACCAACGCCCTCGTTACACTGCTTTGAGTGCCTATTCGATTTTGTTTGAAGTGACTGTAGAAACTGGCTTTGTTGGTTTAGCCTGCTTTCTCTGGCTAATAATTGTCACATTTAACACGGCATTTATACAAATGCGACGACTGCGACGATTGAGAAGTGTAGAAGGATTTTGGTTAATTGGAGCGATCGCTATTTTGTTGGGGATGCTAGCTCATGGAACCGTAGATACTGTTTGGTATCGTCCTGAAGTTAATACCCTCTGGTGGCTCATAGTTGCCTTAATTGCTAGCTATTGGACACCTTTAGCTCAAAACCAGACAAATTCATCTAACTTAGAATCAACAGTAAACTAA
- a CDS encoding GAF domain-containing sensor histidine kinase yields MVEPENKLFALKDGWDSHESREQQRLKALSDLGLRQPETIPVFEEATQTAAHFLEAPISILGFVDQERHWFKSAVGLSRLGLMNHLAQSRQLSRRESFCTQVVESLQIFVINDTHNLTDPVLVSSKLVQDYGIRAYLGAPLIDAEGNCLGALAVMDLVPRNFTNRDIEFLQIIARWSMSEFERNRLLQRKLESSTPVIAPIFSINDERNTEIKITPATTDSGSVSTKELKLELLDQLTQELRTPLTSVLGMASVLGREIYGPLTTKQREYLEIIQHSGRYLLSLVNEITELGAMDENSTVLNIAPVDIEMLCQQAINTLEEAANRREQDIRLSIEPGRNRIWPLDKDKVRQILYHLVFSVIQLSATGSIVRIHVSYKEDTLNITIWVSHPWLGDGITEVDPYFRLNSLSLLELTGEVATYNTHGQNQEQGDISSVAVDNSNHLSANHSNLFAASSGINLAKSNGNISRESLGLLLSCQLAELHSGQILIQGSPESGYRYVLSLPLQLTTSSQTISDV; encoded by the coding sequence ATGGTAGAGCCTGAAAATAAATTATTTGCTCTAAAGGATGGTTGGGACTCTCATGAATCAAGAGAACAACAACGCCTTAAAGCTTTGTCAGATTTAGGTTTGCGGCAACCAGAGACGATTCCGGTTTTTGAAGAAGCCACACAGACTGCTGCCCACTTTTTGGAAGCACCAATTTCCATATTGGGATTTGTGGATCAAGAACGTCACTGGTTCAAGTCGGCGGTGGGCTTATCTAGGCTGGGGCTAATGAATCATTTAGCACAAAGCCGCCAACTGTCACGTCGGGAATCCTTTTGCACTCAAGTAGTAGAGAGTCTTCAAATATTTGTAATTAATGATACGCATAACCTGACAGATCCAGTACTTGTTAGCAGCAAGTTAGTGCAGGATTATGGTATTCGTGCTTACTTAGGAGCGCCACTGATTGATGCTGAGGGAAATTGTTTGGGTGCATTAGCGGTAATGGATTTAGTGCCGCGCAATTTTACAAACCGAGACATTGAGTTTTTACAAATCATAGCTCGTTGGAGCATGAGTGAATTTGAACGTAACCGACTTCTGCAACGGAAACTCGAATCAAGTACACCCGTAATTGCTCCGATATTTTCAATCAATGACGAACGGAATACTGAAATTAAAATCACCCCAGCCACCACAGATAGCGGCTCTGTTTCTACCAAGGAACTGAAACTGGAACTTTTGGATCAGCTAACTCAGGAGTTACGCACGCCCTTAACATCTGTACTTGGTATGGCTAGTGTTTTAGGACGTGAGATTTATGGGCCTTTGACGACTAAGCAGAGAGAATATTTGGAAATTATCCAACACAGTGGTCGGTACTTACTTTCCTTAGTAAACGAAATTACCGAACTAGGAGCTATGGATGAAAATTCAACTGTGCTAAATATAGCTCCTGTGGATATCGAAATGCTGTGTCAACAAGCTATCAATACCCTTGAAGAAGCAGCTAATCGCCGCGAACAAGATATTCGCCTCTCTATAGAACCAGGACGCAATCGCATTTGGCCTTTAGATAAAGACAAGGTGCGGCAAATCCTCTATCACCTGGTTTTCAGTGTGATTCAACTTTCGGCTACAGGTAGCATTGTTCGTATTCATGTTTCTTACAAGGAAGATACGCTCAACATTACTATTTGGGTTTCCCACCCTTGGCTAGGGGATGGTATTACTGAAGTTGATCCCTACTTCCGTCTCAATTCTTTGTCGCTGCTGGAGCTAACAGGTGAAGTAGCAACTTACAATACTCATGGACAAAACCAGGAGCAAGGAGATATTTCATCAGTAGCGGTGGATAATTCAAATCACTTGAGTGCGAATCACTCAAATTTATTTGCTGCTAGTTCAGGTATAAATTTAGCTAAATCGAATGGAAATATCTCTCGTGAAAGTTTGGGTCTGTTGCTAAGTTGTCAACTGGCAGAATTGCATAGTGGACAAATTTTGATTCAAGGTTCACCAGAATCAGGATATCGTTATGTGCTTTCTTTGCCACTGCAATTGACGACTTCTTCACAAACAATTAGCGATGTCTAA
- a CDS encoding DegT/DnrJ/EryC1/StrS family aminotransferase — translation MTIRVPFVDLKLQHEPIQTQLQDAIQSVLEQGDFILGQAVSDFEAAFATASGAAYGIGVASGTDAIALGLQACNIGAGDEVILPANTFIATLIGVQRAGAKPILVDCDRQTALIDLRKAAKAITPHTKAIIPVHLYGQMVLPSELLNFADTYKLLIFEDAAQAHLAQRDGYHAGSVGIAAAFSFYPSKNLGAFGDGGMLLTRDLDVAQKMMRLRNYGASQKYFHTEPGTNSRLDTLQAAVLHQKLPYLSQWNRARLTIAQQYDKELAPLANAGIIPIENQSDTGHVYHLYVIRVDDSCPIERQQLQEKLTAVGIQTGIHYPIPCHLQPAFTNLGYQPGDFPQAEKLSKEILSLPMYPGLTSSQIKEVITAIAHAVSTSKTDKPSHADLGSVVA, via the coding sequence ATGACCATTAGAGTACCTTTTGTAGACTTGAAGTTACAACACGAACCAATTCAAACGCAATTGCAAGATGCAATCCAATCTGTATTGGAACAAGGAGATTTTATTTTAGGGCAAGCAGTCTCAGATTTTGAAGCAGCATTTGCAACAGCGTCTGGTGCAGCTTATGGAATTGGTGTTGCATCAGGAACAGATGCGATCGCTCTCGGATTGCAAGCGTGTAATATTGGCGCTGGTGATGAAGTGATTTTACCAGCAAACACTTTTATCGCAACCTTGATTGGGGTACAACGGGCTGGCGCGAAGCCAATTTTGGTAGATTGCGATCGCCAAACAGCTTTAATTGACTTAAGAAAAGCAGCAAAGGCAATTACGCCTCATACCAAAGCAATTATCCCTGTACATCTCTATGGTCAAATGGTATTACCAAGTGAACTATTGAATTTTGCTGATACCTACAAATTACTAATTTTTGAAGATGCTGCACAAGCACACCTTGCCCAAAGAGACGGATATCACGCTGGTTCAGTCGGAATAGCAGCAGCTTTTAGTTTCTATCCCAGCAAAAATTTGGGAGCATTTGGGGATGGAGGAATGCTGCTGACACGAGATTTAGATGTAGCTCAAAAGATGATGCGCTTGCGAAATTATGGTGCATCGCAAAAGTATTTTCATACTGAACCAGGTACAAATAGCCGCTTGGATACTTTACAAGCAGCAGTTTTGCACCAAAAATTACCATATTTGTCACAATGGAATCGCGCTCGCTTGACTATTGCCCAACAGTATGATAAAGAACTAGCACCCTTGGCAAATGCTGGTATTATCCCTATAGAAAACCAAAGTGATACAGGCCATGTGTATCATCTATATGTCATTAGAGTTGATGATTCTTGTCCCATAGAACGCCAGCAACTCCAAGAAAAACTTACAGCAGTAGGAATCCAAACTGGCATTCATTACCCAATTCCTTGTCATCTCCAACCGGCATTCACCAACTTAGGCTATCAGCCTGGAGATTTTCCCCAAGCAGAAAAATTGTCAAAAGAAATATTATCATTACCGATGTATCCTGGTTTGACCAGTAGCCAAATTAAAGAAGTTATAACAGCGATCGCTCATGCAGTCTCAACTTCTAAAACAGATAAACCATCTCATGCTGACCTTGGTAGCGTGGTAGCCTGA
- the crtB gene encoding cyanoexosortase B, whose product MVLPQQVKNRNASELINLAILGVLLLLYAPILLHWLDGWLNKNISTEHEYFSHGIIGLPFAAYLGWMNRKKWKRLPDTIHPLGPVLLLFGAVFYLSGVTEWVNLSLPVILAGLCLWFKGIPGLRSQGFPLILVFLATPTAVPYLIAPYTLPLQSFIAGTAGFILNQFGMDVTVDEINLYVGGRIVEVAPYCAGLKMLFTTLYVGLMLLYWTDALSSRRTVITFLSLAAIVSTCANIIRNTLLTFFHGTGQEAAFRWLHEGWGGDLYSACMLVSLVPLLNWINSYFSASETQQEGESH is encoded by the coding sequence ATGGTACTCCCGCAACAGGTTAAAAACAGAAACGCCTCAGAATTAATAAATCTAGCTATTTTAGGCGTTTTGCTGCTGCTTTATGCTCCTATATTGCTACATTGGTTGGATGGTTGGCTAAACAAAAATATCAGTACAGAACACGAATATTTCAGCCACGGAATCATTGGTTTACCATTTGCCGCTTATCTGGGCTGGATGAACCGGAAAAAGTGGAAACGTTTACCAGATACGATCCATCCTTTGGGTCCCGTTTTATTGTTATTCGGGGCAGTGTTTTATCTTAGTGGTGTTACAGAGTGGGTTAACCTTTCCTTGCCCGTTATACTAGCAGGATTATGCTTGTGGTTTAAGGGAATACCAGGTTTGCGATCGCAAGGATTCCCCCTGATACTAGTATTTTTGGCAACCCCAACGGCAGTACCCTATCTCATTGCTCCCTATACCTTGCCTCTTCAAAGCTTTATTGCTGGCACAGCAGGCTTTATACTGAATCAATTTGGTATGGACGTAACCGTAGATGAGATAAATCTCTACGTGGGAGGACGGATTGTAGAAGTTGCCCCCTATTGTGCAGGGCTGAAAATGTTGTTTACTACTCTCTACGTCGGCTTGATGCTGCTTTATTGGACAGATGCTTTGTCTTCACGTCGCACAGTTATAACGTTTTTATCTCTTGCTGCGATCGTTAGTACTTGTGCCAATATCATTCGTAATACATTACTGACTTTCTTTCACGGCACAGGTCAAGAAGCGGCTTTTAGATGGCTACATGAGGGTTGGGGTGGTGACCTCTATTCAGCTTGTATGTTGGTGTCATTAGTGCCCTTACTGAATTGGATTAATAGCTATTTTTCAGCATCAGAAACTCAGCAAGAAGGGGAAAGTCATTAG